Proteins from a single region of Gossypium arboreum isolate Shixiya-1 chromosome 1, ASM2569848v2, whole genome shotgun sequence:
- the LOC108482394 gene encoding protein CUP-SHAPED COTYLEDON 2, translated as MDSYHHFDNGDTHLPPGFRFHPTDEELITYYLLKKVLDSSFTGRAIAEVDLNKCEPWELPEKAKMGEKEWYFFSLRDRKYPTGLRTNRATEAGYWKATGKDREIYSSKTSALVGMKKTLVFYRGRAPKGEKSNWVMHEYRLEGKFAYHYLSRSSKDEWVISRVFQKSGSGNGASSSNGGGARKTGRMSASIALYQEPSSPSSISLPPLLDPTTTAVSLTDRDSCSYDSHTQSEHVSCFSTIAAAAASAAATSTTTPPLFHPVFDLAMPPPSPQMINNGFDSISRYSRNPGVSVFPSLRSLQENLQFPFFFSQPTLAAAPPLHGGSPLNFGAVSEEGNNGSGAGAKITIGPSEFDCMWTY; from the exons ATGGACAGTTACCATCATTTTGACAACGGTGATACACATTTGCCTCCTGGTTTTCGTTTCCATCCTACTGATGAAGAGCTCATTACTTACTACCTGTTGAAGAAAGTTCTTGATAGTAGCTTTACTGGTAGAGCTATAGCTGAAGTTGACCTTAACAAGTGTGAGCCTTGGGAACTTCCTG AGAAAGCAAAGATGGGAGAAAAAGAGTGGTATTTTTTTAGTTTAAGAGATAGGAAATACCCAACTGGGTTGAGAACTAACCGAGCTACTGAAGCTGGTTATTGGAAAGCTACCGGGAAAGATAGGGAGATTTACAGCTCAAAGACGAGTGCACTTGTTGGGATGAAGAAAACCCTTGTTTTTTATAGAGGTAGAGCTCCTAAAGGAGAAAAAAGCAACTGGGTCATGCATGAATATCGCCTTGAAGGAAAATTTGCTTACCATTATCTCTCCAGAAGCTCAAAG GATGAATGGGTTATATCCAGGGTTTTTCAGAAGAGTGGTTCCGGCAATGGTGCAAGCAGCAGCAATGGTGGCGGAGCAAGGAAGACTGGCCGTATGAGTGCCTCCATTGCTCTTTACCAAGAACCTAGCTCTCCTTCCTCCATCTCCCTTCCACCTCTCCTTGATCCCACCACCACTGCCGTTTCCCTCACCGACCGTGACAGCTGCTCCTACGACAGCCATACACAATCTGAGCACGTGTCCTGTTTCTCCACCATTGCTGCTGCAGCTGCCTCCGCTGCTGCCACTTCCACAACCACCCCACCTCTTTTCCACCCGGTTTTCGACCTAGCAATGCCCCCACCATCTCCCCAAATGATCAACAACGGTTTTGATTCAATCTCAAGGTATTCGCGAAATCCCGGTGTTTCAGTATTCCCTAGCTTGAGGTCTCTACAGGAGAATTTGCAGTtccctttctttttctctcaGCCGACACTGGCAGCAGCACCGCCACTTCACGGTGGTTCACCATTGAACTTCGGCGCTGTATCCGAGGAAGGTAACAACGGTTCCGGTGCGGGTGCTAAGATAACCATTGGTCCATCCGAGTTCgattgcatgtggacttactga